Proteins encoded together in one Chitinophaga sp. LS1 window:
- a CDS encoding FecR family protein — MNQPLNIETLLLDDSFIQYCLGKADEATIHHWNTISNVHPEIVAQAKEIVLGIYNWGASEELNLATDALRRQIDKPARIYRIIRRASIAAAVLFVAVISYMLLQPDSMITLSTADSVKKLTLPDSTVIWMNAKTTIQYAGRKVILKEGEIFCEVQHDVNNPFTVTTATGLEVADIGTSFQVRSYKAQRDEKVSVTSGVVKVKDQLLQQGEGMSVNKTTKRATLIPAENTSWMEQKFTLNNVTLSQLLASLQEQYHVRFNTKNNGILKCRVTVSFTTGDNLHDILDNLNLIYGITYNIQQDEIILDGKGCN; from the coding sequence ATGAATCAGCCATTAAACATAGAAACATTACTGCTAGACGACAGCTTCATTCAATACTGCCTTGGCAAAGCAGACGAAGCGACTATCCATCATTGGAATACGATCAGCAATGTACATCCTGAGATTGTAGCCCAGGCCAAAGAAATTGTACTCGGTATTTATAACTGGGGCGCCAGCGAAGAGTTAAATCTTGCTACCGACGCGCTGCGCAGACAAATTGATAAACCTGCACGTATCTATCGCATCATCAGGCGTGCTAGCATTGCAGCAGCTGTTTTGTTCGTAGCAGTTATTAGTTATATGCTACTACAGCCAGACTCCATGATCACTCTCAGCACTGCGGACAGTGTTAAAAAACTGACCCTGCCTGACAGTACTGTTATCTGGATGAATGCAAAAACTACTATTCAGTATGCAGGTAGAAAAGTCATTCTCAAAGAAGGTGAAATTTTCTGCGAAGTTCAGCACGACGTAAACAATCCATTCACCGTTACCACTGCTACAGGATTGGAAGTAGCCGATATCGGCACCAGTTTCCAGGTGCGTAGTTACAAAGCACAGCGCGATGAAAAGGTAAGTGTAACAAGTGGTGTTGTAAAAGTAAAAGATCAGCTTTTACAACAGGGAGAAGGCATGTCTGTAAACAAAACTACGAAACGGGCTACGCTGATTCCCGCTGAAAACACCAGCTGGATGGAGCAGAAATTTACCCTGAACAATGTAACGCTTAGTCAGCTGTTAGCGTCACTGCAGGAACAATATCACGTACGTTTCAATACTAAAAACAATGGTATCCTGAAATGCCGTGTCACCGTGAGTTTTACGACGGGTGATAACCTTCACGACATTCTGGACAACCTCAATCTGATATACGGAATCACATACAATATCCAACAGGACGAAATTATTTTAGATGGTAAAGGATGTAATTAA
- a CDS encoding ABC transporter permease — protein MIWNYCRVAWRNLKQHKTLSAINITGLSLGMAFALLIGMWVQYEKSFDQFHANGQRIGVFVKHTLFNDVKGSQYSTPVPIYDIMQHDYPEIKRATRISQSSQMSLVHGTNKYLKNCLFVDPAFLHMFSFPLIEGNINTALNDVNSIILTKSQAHAYFGNASALGQFVKVDNEELQVTGVMADVPSNSTFQFDFLVPFSLMEKKYEFVRNARSNWGFNFAWNAVELHPGVNMADFSKKISGLVHLHDPEHNNQFLDIQPLTHMHLHNEFRDWKESGGRMTYVHLFTIIGIFVLLIACINFMNLSTARSEKRAKEVGIRKAIGSGRTQLVGQFLTESVMTALIAFIFAIIFIMLIQPFLGQVGISHVQLTYQHVWMALGICIATGLLAGSYPAWYLSGFIPVKVLKGPVHTGRNPVTLRRVLVVFQFAISISLIICTGIVFQQIRHAQTRSLGYNPDNLLSVATSDALNKNFPALKQELLSTGKLEAVTRASQPMTVNYNKWSDFTWSGKDPKAEIGMDVIMGDWDYEQVTGMQLLQGRSFEASRPADSNAVVLNETALKTIGYTDPIGKTIQSGSRTLTIIGIVKDLVLYNPYQTAYPLAILFERDDANNILLRLKRGVDLSNTLNTIQPVFEKYNTDLPFIYSFTDQDFAHKFEMENQVGRIAAAFALLAILISGLGLFGLAMFMAERRTKEISIRKVLGASLPQLWLLLSKDFIWLVLLAGIIASPFTYLLMRNWLTHFDYRIQISWEIFVGAGILACGIALLTVSYQSIRAAMVNPVKSLQ, from the coding sequence ATGATCTGGAATTATTGCCGGGTTGCCTGGCGCAACCTTAAACAGCACAAGACGCTTTCTGCTATTAATATTACAGGGCTTTCTTTGGGTATGGCATTCGCCCTCCTTATCGGAATGTGGGTACAGTATGAAAAGAGTTTTGATCAGTTTCATGCGAATGGGCAGCGGATAGGGGTATTCGTGAAACACACCCTATTCAATGATGTAAAAGGTTCCCAGTACAGCACGCCCGTTCCTATCTACGATATCATGCAGCATGATTATCCCGAAATAAAGCGAGCTACGAGGATTAGTCAGTCTTCGCAAATGAGCCTGGTGCATGGTACCAATAAGTATTTAAAGAATTGCCTCTTTGTTGATCCGGCTTTTCTCCATATGTTTTCCTTCCCGTTGATTGAAGGCAATATCAATACAGCTTTGAATGATGTGAACAGTATTATTCTGACGAAGTCACAGGCGCATGCCTATTTTGGAAATGCATCTGCATTGGGCCAATTTGTAAAAGTAGACAATGAAGAATTGCAGGTGACCGGTGTGATGGCTGATGTGCCTTCGAATTCAACATTCCAGTTTGATTTTCTCGTGCCTTTTTCATTGATGGAAAAGAAGTATGAATTCGTCAGAAATGCACGGTCCAACTGGGGATTCAACTTTGCATGGAATGCAGTAGAGCTCCATCCCGGTGTAAATATGGCGGATTTCTCCAAAAAAATAAGTGGGTTAGTGCACCTGCATGATCCGGAACATAATAACCAGTTCCTGGACATACAGCCCTTAACACACATGCACCTGCACAATGAATTCAGAGATTGGAAAGAAAGCGGTGGCAGAATGACCTATGTACATCTCTTTACCATCATTGGCATATTTGTGCTACTGATTGCGTGTATCAATTTTATGAATCTGAGTACGGCAAGGTCTGAAAAGCGCGCCAAAGAAGTAGGTATCCGTAAAGCAATCGGTTCCGGACGTACACAACTGGTCGGACAGTTCCTCACAGAATCTGTGATGACGGCATTGATTGCATTTATCTTTGCCATCATCTTCATTATGCTCATACAACCCTTCCTTGGCCAAGTAGGTATATCTCATGTACAGTTGACATATCAGCATGTGTGGATGGCATTAGGTATCTGTATTGCCACAGGGTTACTCGCCGGTAGTTATCCTGCCTGGTACCTTTCTGGTTTTATTCCCGTGAAGGTATTGAAAGGCCCGGTGCATACAGGCCGTAACCCGGTAACGCTACGTCGTGTCTTAGTCGTGTTCCAGTTTGCCATTAGTATTTCCCTTATCATTTGTACGGGTATTGTATTTCAGCAGATCAGGCATGCACAAACACGATCTTTGGGATATAATCCTGATAATCTTTTATCAGTGGCCACCAGTGATGCATTAAATAAGAATTTTCCGGCACTGAAGCAGGAACTGTTAAGTACCGGGAAACTGGAGGCTGTCACCAGAGCTTCACAACCTATGACGGTTAATTATAACAAGTGGAGTGATTTCACATGGAGTGGCAAAGACCCCAAAGCAGAAATTGGAATGGATGTGATCATGGGCGATTGGGATTATGAGCAGGTAACGGGTATGCAGCTGCTGCAGGGCCGTTCTTTTGAAGCCAGCCGGCCGGCAGATTCCAATGCCGTGGTCTTAAATGAAACTGCGCTGAAGACCATCGGGTACACAGATCCTATTGGAAAGACGATACAATCTGGTTCCCGCACACTCACCATCATTGGTATTGTAAAGGATCTTGTATTGTACAATCCATATCAGACTGCCTATCCGCTGGCGATTCTCTTTGAAAGAGATGATGCGAACAATATTTTGCTGCGCCTGAAAAGGGGGGTGGACTTATCCAACACTCTCAACACCATTCAGCCTGTTTTTGAAAAATACAATACAGACCTCCCCTTCATTTATAGCTTTACCGACCAGGATTTCGCCCATAAATTCGAAATGGAAAATCAGGTAGGCCGTATAGCAGCCGCCTTTGCCCTGTTGGCCATTTTGATTTCGGGTTTGGGACTCTTTGGCCTTGCTATGTTCATGGCAGAACGCAGGACCAAGGAAATCAGTATCAGGAAGGTACTAGGCGCCAGTCTGCCACAGCTCTGGCTATTGCTATCCAAAGACTTTATATGGCTGGTATTACTGGCGGGTATAATTGCATCACCATTTACCTATTTACTGATGCGTAACTGGCTCACACATTTTGATTACAGGATCCAGATCAGCTGGGAGATCTTTGTGGGCGCAGGGATCCTGGCCTGCGGGATTGCACTCCTGACTGTGAGTTATCAATCTATCAGGGCGGCGATGGTCAACCCTGTAAAAAGTTTGCAATAA
- a CDS encoding DUF72 domain-containing protein: MQFGRVNDSLLSNIDFTLPDPADNQLVLPGKPAANVAIYIGCPRWGMKEWVGHLYPKGTKEANYIEQYPHHFNCIEFNATHYKIYDAYTIGKWKERVNRTDFKFCPKVPQSISHYSNLVNAQDQTTAFLEGILALEENLGPIFLQLGENYSPTRRDNLYKYLQSLPTDLQWYVELRHPDWFNNPATTKELFDTLRTLKIGAVITDTAGRRDCVHMQLPTPGSMVRFVGNSLHPTDYKRMDDWVYRIDQWIKNGLMELYFFMHMGDELSYIDATVYFIDKMKEVCGISMPKPVFQPKQQSLF; the protein is encoded by the coding sequence ATGCAATTTGGTCGCGTTAATGATTCATTATTAAGCAATATAGACTTTACTCTCCCTGATCCTGCTGACAACCAACTGGTATTACCAGGTAAGCCGGCGGCAAATGTGGCAATTTATATTGGATGCCCGCGATGGGGAATGAAGGAATGGGTTGGCCACCTTTACCCCAAGGGTACCAAAGAAGCCAATTATATTGAGCAATACCCCCATCATTTCAATTGTATTGAGTTCAATGCTACTCATTATAAGATCTATGATGCTTATACAATCGGCAAATGGAAGGAACGGGTAAACAGGACGGATTTTAAATTCTGCCCTAAAGTGCCGCAGTCCATCAGTCACTATAGTAATCTTGTAAATGCGCAGGATCAGACGACCGCCTTCCTTGAAGGTATCCTTGCACTGGAAGAAAACCTGGGGCCTATCTTTTTGCAATTGGGAGAGAACTATAGCCCGACCCGGAGGGATAACCTTTATAAATATCTGCAAAGTCTGCCGACGGATCTGCAGTGGTATGTAGAACTCAGACATCCGGATTGGTTTAATAACCCTGCCACTACCAAAGAGCTCTTTGATACATTAAGAACACTAAAAATAGGTGCGGTGATCACTGATACAGCAGGTAGAAGGGATTGTGTGCATATGCAATTGCCCACCCCGGGGTCTATGGTCCGCTTCGTGGGGAATAGTTTACACCCGACGGATTATAAAAGGATGGATGACTGGGTGTACAGAATCGATCAATGGATAAAGAATGGATTAATGGAATTGTATTTCTTTATGCATATGGGGGATGAACTGAGTTATATTGATGCGACTGTTTATTTCATAGATAAAATGAAGGAAGTGTGTGGGATCAGTATGCCGAAACCTGTATTCCAACCAAAACAACAATCGTTATTTTAA
- a CDS encoding RNA polymerase sigma factor, whose amino-acid sequence MGARGTAEIRALWTAFVNNRSEQDFYALYRQFFPYLLSIGLKITADRDLVKDVLNQQFLQLWQQRETLQDIEYPLTYVTTSFRRKLLKEEGANSIVQELTDEHLQLYTEQSPEQASLHREADILLQQRITNAIQRLSERKQLLIRLKYFEGLSYAEIALKTGLAERTIYNKVHEAIKELRKELN is encoded by the coding sequence ATGGGAGCCAGGGGAACAGCAGAAATCCGGGCGTTATGGACGGCATTTGTAAATAATCGTAGCGAACAGGATTTTTACGCATTGTACCGTCAGTTTTTCCCTTATTTGTTATCGATAGGATTGAAAATTACGGCTGACAGGGATCTGGTCAAAGATGTATTGAACCAGCAATTCCTGCAGTTGTGGCAGCAGCGCGAAACGTTGCAGGATATTGAATATCCGCTCACTTATGTGACGACGAGTTTCAGGCGGAAATTATTGAAGGAAGAAGGCGCGAATTCGATTGTACAGGAACTGACAGACGAACATTTACAGCTATACACTGAACAATCTCCGGAACAGGCGTCCCTGCATCGGGAAGCTGATATTTTGCTACAACAGAGGATTACAAATGCTATTCAACGTCTTTCGGAGAGAAAACAATTATTGATCCGGTTGAAATATTTTGAAGGATTGTCTTATGCGGAGATAGCGCTGAAAACAGGGCTAGCGGAGCGGACGATTTATAATAAGGTGCATGAAGCGATCAAGGAATTGAGGAAGGAATTGAATTAA
- a CDS encoding TonB-dependent receptor: MVKDVIKIACLLLITAVCHAQTITFRTENGWKLDHALLALSAQSGVNIAFNPTDADDIAVPVRSFDKQSIESIASTLLKGTGLAFRLQGNRLVIYKSATPAQKRIIPPPPAPVAATSRNVVSGRVLTEDGIALPAASVRIKELNQYFTTDNYGNFTMLLSGISTFTLEISYVGYQQQMRKIEQLATDTILPIVFMKEVSLRLKNIEVTANRTFEGSSNSSLMITREMIEQTPALSLNDLLNQIPNRTMQAPSLQNVQNIQLRANFETTTYGKGAYELNNAFGVAIIMDGNNITNNMNMQTRNPGSYGVGISSFITSGNSWGLSGSGTTTYTGDYTYGGTDLRQIPPDNIESIEVISGVASARYGDLTDGAVVIERQAGISKGYFRTQIRDQATSASFSKGFRLSPKAGIMNASFSYVNSTFDNREKLKAYERMTSNVIWTNFYGKNKRLKSTTIVDYGRNLDGIKKDPDDESSAKVRFDSWNFSISNKANYRVNGSFVKNITLNLRYSEGHQYSYKEYDVNKAYILYTTATTTGIHEGSYAPGIYRGTNIIDGRPVTATAGLDMSNEFRTGTISHFLTIGGNYNYGRNKGLGQLADGEKPQLLAYVSTSGSQTPGMGERYYDYSRIVPQQDFGFYAEDVFKMRVSDRNLHVRAGGRVDIQNGKVTGSPRINTNYEVNKTLRVGLAYGIAFKSPALAQRYPGPSFQEIPLLNAYNGKEAESYSLIYVDRYDQTNKNLKPSQSQTLELSGQYRKDGFNVTANLYSKWNKNGITATGNYEVISLPAYTATYVEGAKPIVTIDSMKKYQLNRYSFQNILASTSRGIELIVSTPKVKAIATSFTISGGINSTNYRTTTSTWKTRPSDVTTTQSDYALMGLYPATNSTTTFSNGRVTSVTHIPKISLIVQFTAECTIISKTKTAESNGIPIAYRTIGYDYVAITKFDKNDPRYGYLYMPTSETNTNSAPNPIMNFHMSVGKEIRQRFKFAFNVYNVFNYQPWYQTSSNSYVFPNTAPTFGAELSVKI, encoded by the coding sequence ATGGTAAAGGATGTAATTAAAATAGCCTGCCTGCTGCTCATTACAGCGGTCTGCCATGCGCAAACAATCACCTTCCGCACAGAGAACGGCTGGAAGCTGGATCATGCGCTGCTGGCACTCTCAGCACAATCGGGCGTGAATATCGCATTCAATCCCACAGATGCAGACGACATCGCAGTGCCTGTACGATCGTTTGACAAACAGTCAATCGAAAGCATTGCGAGCACACTGCTCAAAGGTACGGGTCTGGCCTTTCGCCTGCAGGGCAATCGCCTCGTGATATACAAATCAGCCACACCTGCACAAAAGAGGATCATACCGCCGCCACCTGCACCAGTGGCGGCTACCAGCAGGAATGTAGTATCCGGTCGCGTACTCACCGAAGATGGCATCGCACTACCTGCCGCCAGTGTACGTATCAAAGAACTGAACCAATACTTTACGACTGACAACTATGGTAACTTTACCATGCTCCTCTCCGGTATAAGCACCTTTACCCTTGAAATTTCTTATGTAGGCTACCAGCAACAAATGCGCAAGATAGAACAGCTGGCTACAGACACTATACTTCCCATTGTTTTCATGAAAGAAGTGAGTCTCCGGTTAAAAAATATTGAGGTAACAGCGAACCGCACCTTTGAAGGAAGCTCCAACTCTTCGTTAATGATCACGAGAGAGATGATTGAACAAACTCCTGCATTAAGCCTGAACGATCTGCTGAACCAAATCCCAAACAGAACCATGCAGGCACCTTCCCTGCAGAATGTGCAGAACATACAACTGCGGGCCAACTTTGAAACCACCACTTACGGAAAGGGTGCCTATGAACTGAACAATGCATTTGGTGTTGCCATCATCATGGATGGTAACAACATTACGAATAACATGAACATGCAGACCCGTAATCCCGGGTCGTATGGAGTAGGCATTTCATCCTTTATCACATCTGGCAACAGCTGGGGTTTGAGTGGTTCTGGCACTACGACTTATACCGGTGATTATACCTATGGCGGTACGGATCTGCGCCAGATTCCACCAGATAATATAGAAAGTATTGAAGTCATCTCCGGGGTAGCATCTGCCAGATATGGCGACCTCACCGATGGTGCAGTGGTGATTGAAAGACAGGCGGGGATCTCCAAAGGATACTTCCGTACACAAATACGTGACCAGGCTACCAGCGCCAGCTTTTCAAAAGGCTTCCGCCTTTCACCGAAAGCAGGTATTATGAATGCCAGCTTTAGTTATGTCAATTCCACCTTTGATAATCGTGAGAAACTGAAGGCATACGAGCGAATGACCAGCAATGTAATATGGACAAATTTTTATGGCAAAAATAAACGCCTGAAAAGTACGACCATCGTAGATTACGGACGCAACCTGGATGGGATTAAAAAGGATCCGGACGATGAATCATCTGCCAAAGTACGTTTTGACAGCTGGAACTTCTCCATCTCCAACAAAGCCAACTATCGTGTAAATGGCAGCTTTGTAAAAAACATCACCCTGAATCTCCGATATAGTGAAGGGCACCAGTATTCCTACAAGGAATACGATGTGAACAAGGCTTATATTCTATATACGACAGCTACCACTACCGGTATTCATGAAGGATCGTATGCACCCGGCATCTATAGGGGCACCAACATCATCGATGGCCGCCCCGTTACAGCGACTGCCGGCCTGGATATGAGCAATGAATTCAGAACCGGTACAATCAGTCATTTCCTCACTATCGGGGGTAACTATAACTATGGCCGGAACAAAGGCCTGGGGCAACTGGCAGATGGCGAAAAACCGCAGCTACTGGCATATGTAAGTACCAGTGGCAGTCAGACACCAGGAATGGGTGAGCGTTATTACGATTATAGCCGCATCGTACCCCAGCAGGACTTCGGCTTTTATGCAGAAGATGTATTTAAAATGCGGGTGTCTGATCGCAATCTGCACGTAAGAGCAGGTGGCAGAGTGGATATACAGAATGGGAAAGTGACAGGGTCACCCCGTATCAATACAAACTATGAAGTAAACAAAACCCTGCGTGTTGGTCTGGCATATGGTATTGCCTTTAAATCGCCGGCACTGGCACAACGCTATCCCGGACCGTCTTTCCAGGAAATCCCTTTATTGAATGCTTATAATGGTAAAGAAGCAGAAAGCTATTCCCTGATCTATGTGGATCGTTATGATCAGACGAATAAAAACCTGAAGCCATCACAAAGCCAAACACTGGAGCTATCTGGTCAATACAGAAAAGATGGTTTCAACGTCACCGCCAATCTGTATTCCAAATGGAACAAAAATGGCATCACTGCCACCGGTAACTATGAAGTGATCAGCCTTCCAGCTTACACTGCTACCTATGTGGAAGGCGCCAAACCAATTGTGACAATAGATAGCATGAAAAAATACCAGCTGAACAGATACAGTTTCCAGAACATTCTGGCATCTACCAGCCGGGGGATAGAACTGATCGTAAGTACACCAAAGGTAAAGGCCATCGCTACTTCCTTTACCATCAGCGGCGGTATTAACAGTACGAACTATAGAACTACGACCAGTACTTGGAAAACAAGACCTTCAGATGTAACTACCACTCAATCTGACTACGCACTAATGGGGTTGTATCCTGCTACCAACAGTACTACGACTTTCAGCAATGGGCGTGTTACATCTGTCACCCATATTCCGAAGATCAGTCTGATCGTGCAGTTCACAGCTGAATGTACCATTATCAGCAAAACCAAAACTGCAGAAAGCAATGGCATCCCCATTGCCTACCGCACTATCGGATACGACTATGTGGCGATCACAAAATTCGATAAAAACGATCCAAGGTATGGCTACCTGTATATGCCCACTTCTGAAACAAACACCAACAGCGCTCCCAACCCTATCATGAACTTCCACATGAGCGTGGGTAAGGAAATCCGCCAGCGGTTCAAGTTTGCCTTCAACGTTTACAATGTATTCAATTATCAACCCTGGTATCAAACCAGTTCGAACTCATACGTATTTCCCAACACCGCTCCTACATTCGGAGCAGAACTATCTGTAAAAATTTAA
- a CDS encoding FAD-binding and (Fe-S)-binding domain-containing protein: protein MREKLRELAGQFTGTLYTDDTMRTLYATDASAYREMPLAVAIPANEEDIKTLIRFARANKTSLIPRTAGTSLAGQVVGNGIIVDVSRTFTKILEINTEEHWVRVQPGVIRDELNLFLKPYGFYFGPETSTANRAMIGGMVGNNSCGSNSVVYGSTREHLLEVKAILSDGSDVTFNSISAEEFHARCEKNDGSLETAVYKQMRTLLGNHSNQEEIRREFPKPSILRRNTGYAVDMLLETAPFTAGKEDFNFCKLIAGSEGTLAFLTEIKINVSPLPPKETGLLCVHFNNVDESLRANIIAMQYKPSASELIDHYILECTKDNIEQSKNRFFVQGDPGAILVVEFLRDTREEITEISDRLTAELKAAGLGYHFPLLFGADSKKIWTLRKAGLGLLSNLPGDEKAVPVIEDTAIDIYDLPDYIRDFNEVLKANNLYCVHYAHAGSGEIHLRPIINLKTEEGNALFRKIAEEIATLVKKYKGSLSGEHGDGRLRGEFIRQMIGDKNYELLRDVKYTWDPENIFNPNKIVDTPSMNSMLRYTPGQKTPPIQTVFHFPEQTILQHAEQCNGSGDCRKTQLSGGTMCPSYMATRNEKDTTRARANILREFLTHSNKENRFDHKEIKEVLDLCLACKGCKSECPSNVDMAKLKMEFLQHYYDANGVPFRAKLISNYNRLNGLAQYVPGIYNWMISTKVTGNIIKKTSGFAKDRSLPGLQSITLRRWFKKEWPGIKAGLPVATRKVYLFCDEFTNFNDTHIGIKAVQLLYRLGYDVVMIEHPESARAWLSKGLLRKARVFAEQNVRIFSEVINDNVPLLGVEPSAILSFRDEYPDLVREELRSSAKALAKNVFLIDEFLNKEAEKGNIKASQFTDEKKQIKLHGHCQQKALSSALFSKNMLSLPAQYSVEVIPSGCCGMAGSFGYEEEHYDLSMQIGELVLFPAVRSAADDTLIAAPGTSCRHQVKDGTGKKALHPIEILFDALK from the coding sequence ATGCGCGAAAAGCTTAGGGAGCTTGCCGGACAATTTACCGGAACGTTATACACTGATGACACCATGCGTACCCTGTACGCCACAGATGCTTCAGCATACAGAGAAATGCCATTGGCAGTAGCTATTCCAGCCAATGAAGAAGACATCAAAACACTGATCCGATTTGCGAGGGCAAACAAGACGTCGCTGATTCCGCGAACGGCAGGTACCTCGCTGGCAGGACAGGTAGTCGGAAACGGTATCATAGTAGACGTGTCGCGCACCTTCACCAAAATCCTCGAAATCAATACAGAAGAACATTGGGTACGAGTTCAGCCCGGCGTGATCCGCGATGAACTCAATCTATTCCTGAAACCATACGGCTTCTACTTCGGTCCGGAAACATCGACCGCTAACCGCGCCATGATCGGCGGGATGGTGGGCAATAACTCCTGCGGTTCCAACTCCGTTGTGTATGGCAGTACCCGCGAACACCTGCTGGAAGTAAAGGCTATTCTCAGCGATGGATCGGACGTGACGTTCAACAGCATCTCTGCCGAAGAGTTTCATGCCCGTTGTGAAAAGAACGATGGCAGCCTGGAAACCGCTGTTTATAAACAAATGCGTACCCTGCTTGGTAACCACTCCAACCAGGAAGAAATACGCCGCGAATTTCCAAAGCCAAGCATCCTGCGCAGAAATACTGGTTATGCTGTAGACATGTTGCTGGAAACTGCACCCTTCACTGCCGGTAAAGAAGACTTTAACTTCTGTAAACTCATTGCCGGTTCCGAAGGGACCCTCGCGTTCCTCACTGAAATTAAAATCAACGTATCGCCCCTGCCTCCAAAAGAGACAGGTCTGCTCTGCGTACACTTTAATAACGTAGACGAATCACTGCGTGCGAATATTATTGCCATGCAATATAAACCCAGCGCCAGTGAACTGATCGACCACTACATACTCGAGTGTACAAAAGACAATATTGAACAAAGCAAGAACCGCTTCTTTGTACAGGGCGATCCCGGCGCGATACTCGTGGTGGAATTCCTGCGCGATACCCGGGAGGAAATCACAGAGATCTCAGACCGCCTCACTGCGGAACTGAAAGCCGCGGGGCTGGGCTACCACTTCCCCCTCCTGTTTGGTGCTGATTCCAAGAAGATCTGGACACTGCGCAAAGCAGGTCTTGGTTTGCTTAGTAACCTGCCGGGTGATGAAAAAGCGGTGCCAGTGATCGAAGATACTGCTATCGACATCTACGACCTGCCTGACTATATCCGCGACTTTAACGAGGTCTTAAAAGCCAATAATCTCTACTGTGTGCACTATGCACATGCGGGTAGCGGTGAGATCCACCTTCGTCCAATCATCAATCTGAAAACAGAAGAAGGGAACGCCCTCTTCCGTAAAATTGCTGAAGAGATTGCGACACTTGTAAAGAAATACAAAGGTTCACTGAGTGGTGAGCACGGTGATGGTCGCTTGCGTGGTGAGTTCATCCGCCAGATGATCGGGGATAAAAACTATGAGCTGCTCAGAGATGTAAAGTATACGTGGGATCCGGAGAACATCTTCAATCCGAATAAGATTGTAGATACGCCGAGTATGAACAGCATGTTGCGTTATACACCAGGGCAAAAAACACCGCCTATTCAGACTGTCTTTCACTTCCCGGAACAGACCATTCTGCAACACGCAGAGCAGTGTAACGGTTCCGGCGATTGCCGTAAGACGCAACTGAGTGGTGGGACCATGTGTCCAAGCTATATGGCTACGCGCAATGAAAAGGATACCACCCGTGCAAGGGCGAATATCCTGCGTGAGTTCCTGACGCATTCCAATAAAGAAAACCGTTTCGATCATAAAGAGATCAAAGAAGTACTGGACCTTTGTCTGGCTTGTAAAGGCTGTAAGTCTGAATGTCCTTCAAATGTAGATATGGCGAAACTGAAAATGGAATTCCTGCAGCATTATTATGATGCGAATGGGGTGCCGTTTAGAGCAAAGCTGATCAGTAATTATAACCGCCTGAATGGGTTGGCACAGTATGTACCGGGCATTTACAACTGGATGATCAGTACGAAGGTAACCGGGAATATTATTAAGAAAACTTCTGGTTTTGCGAAAGATCGTTCATTGCCGGGGTTACAATCTATTACCCTCCGTCGCTGGTTTAAGAAAGAGTGGCCGGGTATAAAGGCAGGATTGCCAGTGGCCACCAGGAAGGTGTATTTGTTCTGTGATGAGTTTACGAACTTCAATGATACACATATTGGTATCAAAGCAGTGCAGTTGTTGTATCGCCTGGGATATGATGTGGTGATGATTGAGCATCCGGAAAGTGCACGTGCATGGTTGTCTAAAGGGTTGCTGCGTAAAGCAAGGGTATTTGCAGAGCAGAATGTACGGATCTTTAGTGAGGTGATAAATGATAATGTGCCATTGTTGGGTGTGGAGCCTTCGGCTATTTTAAGTTTTAGAGATGAGTATCCTGATCTGGTGCGGGAGGAATTGAGATCTTCAGCGAAAGCGTTGGCGAAAAATGTATTTCTGATTGATGAGTTTTTGAATAAAGAAGCGGAGAAAGGGAATATTAAAGCTTCACAGTTTACTGATGAGAAAAAACAAATAAAACTGCATGGGCATTGTCAGCAAAAGGCGTTGTCTTCCGCATTGTTTAGTAAGAATATGTTATCACTGCCGGCACAGTATTCAGTGGAGGTAATTCCTTCTGGCTGTTGTGGTATGGCGGGGTCGTTTGGGTATGAGGAGGAACATTATGATTTATCTATGCAGATAGGTGAACTCGTTTTATTTCCAGCTGTAAGGAGTGCGGCGGATGATACGCTGATAGCGGCGCCGGGTACAAGTTGCAGGCATCAGGTGAAGGATGGAACGGGGAAGAAAGCCCTTCATCCAATCGAAATATTATTCGACGCATTAAAATAG